CACTTACATAGAGTGCTAGGCTGAATGTGAATATGATAAACTGGTTCAAATCTTCTTAACCATTGTTTAAGTCACATGATACAGTGTACATGTAAAAATGTGACGGGAGAACTTTGCAATCAGTGTAAACATTCCTAAACAAATTTATAAGGCAGaattaaaaaaggaacagtGTCATCGCTcattaatcctcctgttgtccttgagtcaaggaggggacggaggaaggaaggaaggaaggaggaagggaggaagaaggaaggaagggaggaagaaggaaagaaggaaggaaaggagggaggaagggaggcagaaggaaagaaaggagggagggaggaaggaaggaaggaaggaaggaaagaagaaggaaggaaggaaaggagggaggaagggaggcagaaggaaggaaaggagggagggaggaaggaaggaaaaagggaggaaggaagaaagaaggaacggaggaagggagggagggaggaaaggagggaatgaaggatggaggaaaaaaggacggacggacggaaggaaggaagggaggaagatagggggatgaaagaaggaaggaagcaaggggggtggaggaaagagagaaggagggaggaaggaaggacagacggaaggaaggaaggaaggaacagtcaaaacagagggggtcaatttgacccgggaggacgacaggggGGTTAACAGTATTTTTAGCATCATAGATCTgagctgtgtgatgtcacatGTATGATGTCACATGTACCTGCTCCTTTGTGAGCGTCGATGCTGGTGAACTCGATGGTGCCGTCGTGACATCTCTTGGGGTCTTCTTTGTACTCTTTGTGGACCCCGTCAGGAGAGTACCTATATGCCAGCCCATAATCTACTAAGTAAACCTACAGgtgacacacacagcagttcaagcatgcacacgcacatgcacagaCCAACAAGGCCATGTTTTAATCtttctacaacacacacatgacatTTTTCCTGGAtctccaaaataaaagcgtGTTAATGCAATACAGACAAACAGAGCTGATTCCTCAAACTGTAATTTTAATCTTTATTACGATTATATTTGATGTGTGTTATGCTCCTATATACTACAGCTGCTTAACGGCTTTTAATAAAGCAGCATTATAAAAACTAACTCCAGGGAAAGCGTCAAAATAGCGCAGCCATAAAAACAACAAGCCTACCTTAATATTCTAATCCTGAGGGGCCCCTTTTTAAATTGTCATTTATAAATAGCTCTTTAATAACACCACCAATGATACATTATTAAtcttcaaattaaatatttgccCCTGCCCCCCACCCCTGTTTgctaggaaaaaaaaagctctttgtTGCTGCCatctaacatacacacacacgctccccCCCTCTCCGGGCCTTAATTGAATCTAATGAAGCAGCACAAGTGTGTtatgatcaaaaaaaaaaaaaaacacaatcatctCTCTGCTTTCAAGGAATGATGGCGAGGTCACAGCAGCACCTCAGTGTCtcaataaaagaatgaaaaaaaggagaaaaatgcagaaaaatgcaGAAATTGTAGAAGTGATGATGCGACTGATACTGACCCGGTTGGGATCGCTGTGGCTCAACATGAGGTTGGACGCTTTAATGTCGGCGTGGACGTACTCGTGGTCGTGGATGTACTCCAGGGTGTCCAGCTGACACAAAGAGGAAACAGTGTTACATCTAAATGTGTCCCTTTCATTTTTCTTATGTGCCAAAACTGCAGCCAATGAGATGAGAGGTCACCTGACTTCCCTTCTTCCTGCTGCCCGTCATGAAtccaatcaaactttatttatatttatattttcaaagtgcttcacagctaattgacaagctgataatacaacagaacaagtgtagacagagaaaaatgtaaaataaataaatacataaattaaggatttataattaaataattaagagaaaataaagtaaaagtaggAGAGAATAAGATAAAAAGCTTATTAAAAGTTAAGAGTAAAAattaggttaaaatagattaaagaCAAAACTTTAgtagtgaaagaaaagaaaagtttaaagCTCAACTAAAATTaggttaaaaaatgaaaaaaaagaaacagaaataaaacagataaaattgATAGAATGATAATAACATAATgtgaaaatagaataaaaacactataaagACTTCTTAATCAAAGATCATAAAGCTACAGACGAACTCTCCTTCAGTTTTCTCTGTAAGTGAGCTGAAATGATTTTAGAACCAGCTCCTCTTTCCTTCACATACTTCCTTCCATACATTCCTGTGATTCCATCCACCTGTTATTTATTCACTTGAATGGAAACatgtcaacaaaataaaagcgtcTGATCATGAAATAACCAACCAGTCGGAGGCCGAGCTGCAGGACTAGTTTTCTGGGGAACTTCTTTCCACATTCTTcaaacttcttctgcaggtCTGTGCCCAGTCTGTCAATCACCATGAACCTATACCTGGAACACACAACAACTccttgttaaatgttaaataaaacagtgatgtcactaaaacacacatgctCTCTTTCATCTGCTGTTAAAAATCCTGGAATTACACAAACATTCCTGTCACATTgttctctggtgtgtgtgtgtgtgtgtgtgtgtgtgtgtgtgatgtttaacCCAGTTACATTACTCCTGGATGAAACACTTGCTTTTAACATGACCGAgctaatatcttttttttatttttatttttttattaattacaaGATGCAAAATACAACAtgaaatatacagaaaaaatTGTTACATTTGTAGAAGATTGACTCCTTCTCTGATCTATATAATAGAGTTCAGAGTATATCTTAAACAGGAGGAGAGGTAAGAACAGGACATGGTAAGATCTGCAGTCcccctacaaaataaaataccccCCATGTGAAGTATTTAAGGGGGAAATTTCCCCAAAATTTGAAAAATTAATTTCAGGCTCTGAGACATGTGAAATCTTGGTTGTACATTTATGGTTAAACCCAAATTCTATTTTAATTATCTTCAGTTTATGAGCATTTTGTActtaatctttaatttaatttgaatttattgcacaaaaaaacacaacacaagaaaTAGACATAACACATGAAACCCATAAGAGCTTGATGTGTGGCTCTCTTATTATGAAACATACAACATTAAAACTTACATACCTAAACTAACATATACAAAGGCTAAACCAAATACTACTGGTCTATTATTAAAGTCTGTTCATGTAGTGGAGTGTATTAGTAAAGTGTTGTTGATGATGTTTATTTGGGCCTGTATTCACTTCTtaccttttccctcctttctcatGCAGACCTGAGCCCCAGTACCTGGGGACTCCCAGATTCTTCAGCTTGTGAGACTTCATCCAGCCCTCAACTGCACACAGAGGAAACTTatcacaacatttttaaaaggtgctTCCAAAAAGGCACAGCATGTAAATCAGAGACAGTTTGGTGACTGTAACTTCCTGTGAGCATGCTGCTAACTGCTGCTGGTTGGAAGTGGGTGATGGCTGTGATGCTCAAAGTAATAAGAGTATAATTCCGTAGGGGGGGGGTGAGTGGGGGGGACCGGGCACCACGGCCGCAAGCTAATCTGCTGCTGGGACAAATATTTACCAACAACGTGAGATTCCACcatgaataaaatatgagcCTTTGGTTCCTTAGTAATATAACAGTTAATTGTCAGGGGAGATTGACATTTGGATTGTTATTATATAAAATGCAAAGCTGTGGCCTGGGGGCCAATAGAGCTGCCACCAAAAGCCTCCCTTCCTCTGCAGGGCCCGTTCGTGCCTCCACTACAAGattgtcttttttaattaaGAAAGTTgcctttcttttatttgtttgcccTGCTGCTCAGAGACTATGTTGTATGATCATCACAAGACTAACTCTGGCTTACTGACATACTtctaggtgtgtgtatgtgtatgtgtatgtgtatatgtgtgtgtgtgtgtgtgtgtgtgtgtgtgtgtttaggtgtgtTTATAGGGACCAGTAAAGTGGCTTACTCAGATCAGCTTTGGCAGCTCTCATGTAGAACTTGAGCTCAGAGAACAGTGGTCCATTCTCACTGGGCTCCTGTAGAGAAAACAAGCACAGTTACAGtctacattcaaataaactgcttttaaaacttCAAGTCTGAGTAAAGCTTGAAGTTTCTTCCTGTGCTGCTCCTAGGGGAACAGTAAATTAAAcagtatggtctagacctgttctatgtgtaaagagccttgagataacttatTTGTGATTTGGTGATATATAAAtgaagactgattgattgattgattgattgattgattgattgattgattgtaaaGGGAGGGTGAGAGGAGGGGGGTTCAGTTACCTCACCACTGATACCACTAAATCTGACACATtggtattttaaaatgactacTTTATGTGATCCATCATCAATCACTATattaaattgtaatttttttttgttacttgcTTCTCTGATGAAAAGTCCTGAGTTACTTTCTGGGTAGTTTTACAAATGTTCATCAGAGACAACTGGGATTCATAGATAACCCACTGTTACTGGTGAATGAGGCCATTTTCAGTTAATGGTAGTGCTCCAGTTATTACAACCAGCTGAAACATCTGTTAACAACAAGCAGAGGGAGAGCAGTACATGACCAAAAGGCATGGGAGTTTCCTTCAGGAGTCTCGTAAGACCGCTGCTAGGATTAATGACTACCTGAGTGTGCCGATATCCCACattaatcctctaatatatgcTGTAACAGTAGATCAGAATGAACTGTGTTGGTCAagccaaaaaagaagaaaagttacAAAGGGAGATGTCAAAGAAAGTAACACTCACAGACAGGTCAATGTAAACCAGATACAACCAGCATGGATACAAcaatctctctctgctctgatggCACAGGTAAAGAAGGTCAGGAAGTTTTATAATCAGAAATATGAGAAGTGAAGAACGCCAACACTGACATATACCAGTCAGTTGCAGATATTAAACAGCGGACTAATAAGGCTCAGATATTTCTGACATGAAAACATCTCTGTGAAACAACAGATAGTTAGCAACAAGAAGCACCAGGAGAATGTAATCAATCAGGTGGAAGCTCTCATGACCTGGGAGAGTCGACTCAACATTATACCAGTAGGACTtttaggaaaagaggaaatccTGAATCTTGAAGACAAAACCCAACACATCATCAAAGAGGTGTTAAATTTGGAGATGATGCTCTGCTGCAAGTAGACCACACCATGTAACCACTGTCCACCAAGGAGACTGTCCTAGACACATTCTCCTAAAGTTCTTGAGGCAtagtgagagagaaaacattCTGTGCTGGacagatttagatttaattcCTAGAATTTAGACTAAAGACATTATTATATGAATGAGGACAGGAATGGTACCATGAAATATGCTCAGTAAATGAATGAAGAGATGACTGAGGTAGACCAGCAGTCAGATCTCTGTGAACACTGGGATAAAGGGATTAAGGGTAGTGCTCATGTGACTACTGCCTGCAAGCAATGTAAGGAATGTTGGGATATGTCTTCACTttaggtgggaaggaaggatatgtgtttttttgtttgttgcattttccttccatttctttcttGTAAACTACATGCTGACTGATATAATAAAACCTCCCTATGATACTGAGATACTGACAGTAGTTAGATGTAATAGAAATGGTTTCATCTggcatatttaaaaaggaaggaatgtggATATAGCCTTTAAACAAGAAAGCCATTTAACAGAATTAGAAACAATGAAGTGGAAAATAGTCTGAGTGGGAAACATTGTGCACAATTCTTATTCAagcaaatgtgtgtttattttattgaagaCGTATTTAAATATTCATCTTCACATGAATCTTTGTAATATCTATGCTCCTAAAGCGAGGACCCTGATGTCTTTCACAAATGAAATGGTATTATTTTTAACATAGCAGAAGGCTTTATCATCAGGTAGGTCATttataaacatttataaaaGTAATACCAAAAGATAGACAAGCCATTTCTGTGTTAATGAGGTCTGGAGTTAGCTGATATATGACATTTGAATGAGactattattttctttgctATTGCCATGACATTCAGTTTGGAACTGATTACTTTCTGATATCAAATCAACTTACtgcattttaatatatgtatgaatacatgtatgtatatatcagTACATTtactttcttctcttctcctgttcTATCTTTCAGAAGGTAACACGATATCATCCAAGTGTATATTTATTACTACTGTCCATGTTCATACATATAATTATGAATGtattcattttactttgttttttttagctgtgtatcaatttctttctttcttttatgttttgtctaTCACTGTGCTTGGTGTGACCAGTGGAAACCCCCTCTATGACTGGTAACATACTGGTGTAAACTGGAGTAGTTTCATTCAttatcttaataaaaaaaaaaagtaagcgAAACACTGATCCATTGACttcataaaaactaaacagaaacTAGTGCAAAAGCAATATGTAACTAATAAACTGTGCTGCACTGAAGGAGGCAGGCTGAATGAATGTTAAAGGGGAGAATGTTGCTTATTAGGTGTGTACACCCACTTCatgtataaaagaaaacaggTAAACAATGTAAATTACGATTGCCAATAGTTTTAGAGTCTTACCACTTTGATGACATAGCGAGCATCGGCACCTACAGGTTTTTCAGAATTGACATCAGCTGAGGAGCAAGAAAaggaatcattttaatatttgataGTAGCTTTAAGATCAGTGTCACTGTCATTATTTAAGGTACATCTGTGCAGTTTAATTTAAATCCAATTCAACAGCTCTgttataaattctacattttgaAGTTTATACGTTTATAGTGTTTGTTAATATTGTCAAAAGTGATAATAATTCTACTTAATGTgtattactgaggttgtactaaaTGGTGGTAGCGAAttggagtgcattatattgaatggtgttcccaatattttgcccccctcatgtatgttaatagagtgaacaaaatattaggaacacctttcaatataatttaCCCTAAGACACCACCATCActcactatgacctcaataataaagaaagtatatcagagctgttgtattggattgcattagattgcacaggtgtacctaataaagaggccagtgagagtaaatatatatacagatgTGTTTGGGGTTGTGTATATGACGTTTTAAACTGGCTCATGAAGCACCCCCCATTTCCTCTTACCCAAATATATGAGTCCAAAGCCCCCTTGTCCGACAGGAGCCCCCAGCTTCCACGACTTCTTCCCGGTGTCTGTGAGGACTTCTCCAGGTGGAAACTCCTCTGCTAGCTTCCTCTTAGCTGGAGCTCTTGCTTTCCCTGCCGCCTTAGCTTTAGGAGGCATCTGAAATGACGTTGTATTTAGCAGCTGATGCTAACTTACTACACGTATGATTAGTTTCACTTTGTATGCAGTCAATGACGTTAGTtccaaatgtaaaatgtaaaatgtatactaCGTTAACCTATACACTGTAAACAGACCAAACAGTGCTTATTATGTcgcagttaaaaataaaatgagttaACATAGCTTTTGTCTGTACTATTCACTGTCAGCTTCCTATTAAATATAACGGTGAATAGCGCCTAAAGCAACGAAACAGTAGAGACAGTCTACAAACGCTACGTTAAAAGACGAGCCGTAACATCAAAAGTTACGCTTAAATAAACGCCGGATAGCTAACATGCTACAAGATAGCATCGCTAAATGACGTTAACAGACGTGTGACGACGTTCAACAAGAGGAGGTAGCGATTATATGCGATACTGTCAGTACAACCGATGCTAGCACATTTtattaaagtgtaaaatgagTACACACCTGGACTTTGTTGTTGAACGTTGTCTGTAAGGAGTGTTGTTGACTGCGAGGACCAAACTTCCCGCAAAACTACTAGGAAGTGACGTAACGATGCTTTGGTATTCTATTGGTCAGTTACACTGCGTAGATTACGGCAGATATCATGTGTAAACGTCACGGAGCACACACAGAGGAGCAAAGCCATGCTTCATACTGTTAATAGTGTTACAAGTGTTTACACTGTATCAGTGTATTCATATAATTCTGTTCATACGGTTCATTTTGTTCATACTGTAGCTGAGCAAATATGAATTAAACTTTGCTTATAAGAAAGCAGTTTGTATTACAGTTATCAGGGCCTGACTATCACCCCATCACTATTGGCCCCCAGGACAAAATAAACTGCAGGCCCCCACTTCTGTTTCTCATATCCTCTGTTCATTGTGTATGTTACATAGTGATTAGTTTTTACTTTGTggtaatttaattaattagaaAATGCACAGTGTAAGCACAAAATGTACTGAAATAATTGATACAATAATGCAATCCCCTGCTTTAAGAGTGTATTTAGTATTAAGAAACAAACTTTCACTTATTTAAACACCACCAAGTAGTTTCCTCACAGTTAACCTGGAGCCTTCAAGCCCACCCGGATTAATTTTGTCCTGTTGTTAATCCATctttgaatattatattcatcaATTAAGTTGCTTCTGAAAATGAAGGCAAGAACTTTAGGCAGaaactgtgtttatttgtgtttaaagctgcacgtgtgttttattttttgtaaaaatctgattttgcCTCCCTCAAAATGttatgatttagatttttttgtttgtttgttctgttttgttttttgttgagttgaaaatgaaaactacATAGATTATATAGTACACATCAGTGAGATGGCAGTTAAACATGATTTTACCAAAAAGTTTGTATTTCATATtctgtatttcatattttgtaaaaCAGTACAAACTAGGCTAAAAAGGGTGCAGGTTACTGATTTTAACTTACAGTATTTACAATTATGTCAGTCGGTCcatcacatatttatttttttgagacTGAAATAACTTTGAACCTGTTGTTCTACTGTACTTTATTaggtgctaattagcaaatgctGCCATACTAAACTAAGATAGtgtttagttttacattttctcaGCCACTATGAAATGACACATGTATAGCTGTAACAGTCCCTAAGGATTTTACatgaaaaatgggaaaaatgCAAACAAGAAACGCTGACTATTTAATGAGACTTACCTGCATTCTTTCACCAAAACAACATCTTCACTGTAAAACTGATAAGGCCACACTAATGCATCTAATTTATTTGTTATCACCTGGGTCTTGCTGCTCGATGCTTTTTAACATTCAAGAGTCCACTTTGTGTGGATTTTGCATCGCTCACATCTCTTGTTGTTGACTTATGCTTTATACTTTATGCATTTTTCATAAAAGTGATTGTAGCCTCAGGTTCTTTTCTTTGGTGTGTCAAAAAATGATATAAAGGAGCAAAAATGTAGAATTAATTAACGCTCAGGATGCAGCTATAACGCTGTTCTGTGACCTCAGAACTCCATACAGTATTCTGTGATTCTGTCACACACTGTCCCCAATGCAAACCTTAGGGGaactatcaaactatcaaacttgcaaattttctatttttcttcccTGTCAGGCAGCAGAAAACATCTTTTAAGGTATTTGTGATCTCACAGATGTCTGCatacaaaatacaaactatttccCAATTTCCCAATGTTTAGACCATTAAATGGTCTCACCcagtaaaaaaacaagagatattttttgtatttctgaGTTTTTTGGGGCAATAACAACAACACCATGACATAAAGATCCTCTACCAAATGGTTCAAATGTAAATTCAGGTTCattacacaaacatttttatggagtgatgtttaaatgctgataaacatttaacacataCCAATATGaacacaacatatttttatagCTGTTATAATTGCCTTTATGGTACATTCCAGTTGTACTCAGAAGTTGGGCTTTCCCAGAAGTTCCCAGTcagaaatttcaactggaatgaTTTCTGAAGTCAGATTTCCAACTTGGAAGATCAGAAGATCCTCACTAACCCTGAACTCAAAATCAATCGTAGCCACAGCACTGCCCATCTTCTATCTGTGGATATGTTTCCACAGTGTTTGTATACTGAAAATACAGTGAGATGTGTTATTATCCACTGATGCTGCTAACAATGGCTAACCTcgctagaactggttttctgactttcttGAAGTGGAACAATTTAAAATCAGATGTGATGTCATTCCATGACATTCATTTCTTTGGGCCACTTGGAGGCAGTTCAAGAAGCTGTAAACAAATATCGTCACCTTATGGCTGGTTTGTGTTATCAAACTGTTGCAGACATGGAGCAATATTAGCATTTATTCAGAGTCGTGGCAAAAGTAAGTCCAATACTAAATCTACTTTtggctctgttttggtcttcaCTGACTATATGCATCACAGTGTTCACTAGCTAATCATTTGTctatctgctgtttggtgctcaGCAGGTAGCATTTAGTGGGTATCTCAGAGTTTTATCCAATCTGTCAAAGTCTCAGCCCACTTTTACAAAACCTTTTCAAGGCAGGAATGTTGCACTGTTATTCCGCCGtactgttctgtataaaaggtaTGAACACAGAAGCAGAGATAGTCACACTGCTGGATCAACACCTGTGTAAAAGGGATAGCCAGCATGGCAGGAATACGCATACTTGTATGTAACACGTCACATTGATTGTGTATCTCCAGCATATTACACATGGAGGGCATTATGCTGGTTTTGTTTGGTTCAGTATAAAAAAGCAAAGCCAGCATACTGACAGGTCTTCTTTATTGTAGGATCTCTGTATAAAAGGAGCTTTTGTCTCTTCTGTTTTTGGACAAAGCTAGGCTAGTCGTTTCCacttgtttccagtgtttatgctaagTTAAGCTAAGTTAACTGGCGGATGGCTCTGGCTGTACGACCCCTATTATTTTCTCACCCACATaatgcctctgattggctagtactaCCTGGTTGGTTAGGTTGGCTAGGTTTGGAAAAGAGGAGTGAGATAGTGAGGGTTTGGGTAGGAATATCAGGGCCAATCAGAGACAGTGTATGGGTGagtcaagattcaagattcactttactgtatttacatACATAGAATGAAACGAAATGCTGTTTCTCACCAGCTCCTGTCAGTGCATTTAAAAGACAGTAATACATAGGTACTAAAAA
This is a stretch of genomic DNA from Scomber japonicus isolate fScoJap1 chromosome 16, fScoJap1.pri, whole genome shotgun sequence. It encodes these proteins:
- the vrk1 gene encoding serine/threonine-protein kinase VRK1 — translated: MPPKAKAAGKARAPAKRKLAEEFPPGEVLTDTGKKSWKLGAPVGQGGFGLIYLADVNSEKPVGADARYVIKVEPSENGPLFSELKFYMRAAKADLIEGWMKSHKLKNLGVPRYWGSGLHEKGGKRYRFMVIDRLGTDLQKKFEECGKKFPRKLVLQLGLRLLDTLEYIHDHEYVHADIKASNLMLSHSDPNRVYLVDYGLAYRYSPDGVHKEYKEDPKRCHDGTIEFTSIDAHKGAAACRRSDMEILGYCMLQWLCGRLPWEDKLQDPLYVRDSKIRSQENISEFMTKCFSSQDRPDEMQKFMEEVKALSYQDKPPYDKFRSILQAGLKSIQAKDDSKLEFTLTNGAASPPAKKTTKRRKVADEGEGDEEIDGGIIKKKRVTKKKETEGVINGVKKSPKKAPNKSPKKTPKKSPKPKGLSTGKRGNRKTTQVDMSTQTSPAFVQRSR